In Diabrotica undecimpunctata isolate CICGRU chromosome 4, icDiaUnde3, whole genome shotgun sequence, a single genomic region encodes these proteins:
- the eIF4EHP gene encoding eukaryotic translation initiation factor 4E type 2 has translation MVFNINKSASKMSNKFETLKHHVDEDSGSGDEDTGPNITDLGPIDYPPGEHRLQHPYCLWFSKRPQQIQGLQGYSQALRLVGQVGTVEQWWSLYSHMVRLQDIPAHRDIHLFKKGIKPMWEDAANKKGGKWVIRLRKEQAGRAWENLCMAMLGEQFMAGNEICGVVVSTRYQEYLLSIWNRTASDQATTARIRDALKRLLNIPSGATMEYKTHNDCLKYGATKTIPNNLLKS, from the exons ATGGTATTTAACATTAATAAATCTGCTTCAAAAATGTCAAACAAATTCGAAAC ATTGAAACACCATGTGGACGAGGACAGTGGAAGTGGAGACGAAGATACAGGCCCAAATATCACTGATTTGGGTCCCATTGACTATCCTCCAGGAGAACACAGGCTGCAACATCCCTATTGTCTATGGTTTTCAAAAAGACCTCAACAAATACAAGGGTTACAG GGATATAGTCAAGCATTGAGGTTGGTAGGGCAGGTGGGCACAGTAGAGCAATGGTGGTCTTTGTATTCGCATATGGTTAGACTACAAGACATACCAGCCCACAGAGACATACAtctttttaaaaaaggtataaaaCCTATGTGGGAAGATGCAGCCAATAAAAAAGGAGGCAAATGG GTTATAAGACTTAGGAAAGAACAAGCAGGAAGGGCTTGGGAAAACTTATGTATGGCTATGTTAGGAGAACAGTTTatg GCTGGTAATGAAATATGTGGAGTAGTTGTATCGACGCGATATCAGGAATACCTCCTAAGTATTTGGAATCGGACAGCTTCAGATCAAGCAACCACAGCTAGAATAAGAGATGCCTTAAAACGACTGTTAAATATACCTTCTGGTGCCACCATGGAGTACAAAACACACAATGATTGTCTCAAATACGG GGCTACAAAAACAATACCAAACAATTTGTTAAAAAGCTGA